The region gtggaaagaagatttgagtggaaagcaacttggggaaggctagagatcaaaatttatgtggtaggaatggaatatcttgacctcaacacaagtgtaggtggttctctctcagaaaatgtatgttggaagtgtaggcatgttctgatggctctctccaagaatgaagagtgggtggaggggtatatatagcctccacacaaaatctaaccgttacccaatttaccaaactcggtgggaccgaatcgtgaaactcggtcagaccgatttagttcgtaatgtgaccgttaggaatttcggtgggaccgacacgtaaactcgatgggaccgatatcgttagggttagggcataacctaatctcggtgagaccgattacacaaactctgtgagaccgattttggtaatagacaaacagagagttggtgaggcaaactcggtgggaccattcgctcatctcgattggaccaaaacattacgaaagggaaatagagagtttgcattgcaaccttggtggaaccgatcgctcatctcggtttgaccaaaacgttacgaagggaaacagagagattacaatcccatctcggtgagaccgagatccctatcggtgagaccgaaaagactagggtttctggcaatgtCTATGTCAACTGaagtcggtggcgccggatagaaagtttcggtagggccgagtttgacttttggtttgggacatatgtggatatgagaaagtagttgaggatttttggagcatatcactaagcacttcaagcaagaaactcattaagcaacacctcaccccctcttgatagtgttggcttttcctacggactcaatgtgatcttggatcactaaaataaaaaaatgtagagtcttgtgctttgagcttgagccaatccttttgtccttagcattttgaggggtccacgtttctcatccatgccatgccaaacattgagctttcctgaaatatttatctcgaaatagcattagctcaatgagctatatgttgttgggAATTaccaaaccacccagggatagttggacTTTCAGTGCCATATATTCATGTGGCTTGCTATATAATACATAGTTTACGTCGGATAGAAGGCATAACCATGACCTTTAGGATAATGTTTCGACTTACTTCACTTGCCTTCAAGAGATAGACTCGATGGATCATGTTCTGATGCAGTGCATGGTCTCCCGCGAGGTTTGGCAGAGATGCTTCTCTGTTGTCGGTTGCCCTATAGGCTCAGATTCGCTAAAGAGTTGGTGAATGGTTGCCGAGTGCATGATTCCCAATGTCAACCAGAAAGGTTGTGACTCCCTAGTTATTTTATATGTTGGTCCTTGTGGAAGTAGAGGAAGCGAGGGTTTTTGCCAATCATATTGCACAACTCTCAATGACGGGAGTGGTGGATTTATCTTTGCGAAATGGAAGCAAGCAATTGCCTATAGTATAAATTGTTTTTGTGTGATCTTAGCCTAGTTGGTGTGGAGTTGGTATGGGTGTACTGAGGCGCTATTGTTTGCATGTTGGGTCCAACTCTCATAGTTTACATTCTGTTCAATTCTATAAAAATATGGCACACTATTGGTGCACTCTAAAAAAACGAGTTGTTGTTCGAGGGATGTCTCCTGCTGCTTTCTTGCTAGTTACGTCGCCTCGTTAAACTCAATTGTTTCAGACCCGCTGGCATACCACTCAAAGGATAAGTACCCAGCCCAGGTGTGCTTCCCTTTGGCTACTCCTTCGTGCAATATAAGGCAACTGGATTCTAGTCCTTGGGCTTCCCCATCGGCTGCTTGGTGAAGTTGAACACCGACGTATCTGTTTTGAATGGTGTAGCAGGTACATGTATGATTTTAAGAGACCATGGAGGCAGAATCATTTTTTGTTCATGCAGACATTTGTTTACTTGTGATGATGTGCTTGAGACGGAGATCATGGGCATCCGGAAGGGCCTTTTGCTTGTGCTACAATGGAGCAATCTACCTATCAATGTTGAATCAGACAGTCTAGAAGCAGTGAAGATGATACAAAGTGTAGAAACAAATAAATCAAAATATGCCTTTATGATAAAGGAGATCAAAAATCTTTTGATCGAGCGTAATTCTTGTATTATTCATATTGTTTGTAGCAAAAATAATGCTAGTCATTTCTTGGCAAATTTTGGACAATCACGATGCCGAACGGTTGTGTGGCTTGGATCCGGTCCGGAAGAACTCCTAGATATTGCAAGCGTGATTGTAATTCTCGAGAgattgagtaatacaagttttATCCTGCAAAAAAAATATACACATAgaaattttaggacaaattatggaGTGGGTAAAAATGCATTGTTAAGGTGCAAGCTACCATCTCTCTTCTTTTTAATTACCCCACCCCAACGAGCTAAGTGCACGTAGAAAGTGAGAAGACCATGTGTTGAATGTTATTGATATTGATTATCGTGTAATGAGAGAGAAATATTTTTCTCTATTTTAAAATGCACTGGACACTCTTTTCTGGATAAATTTTGGTGCCAACCGTACACTTATTCATTGACGGGGGTAGTAGACCAAATAAGGCTCAGAATGTCAACTTTTTTTTGACAAATTTTAAAGTAGATAGTACTTGAACCTAGAAATAAAAGCTTTTAGTTCGTTCTAGTGGGCCCAATCATGTTCCTTACTTTGTGGGACCGTTTGTCAGCTGTAGCTTATCTCACCCGCCAGCCTAGCAAGGCGCTGCCACTGCCAGCCAACCACGCTCGCACACCGCAGGTATCCACCCACATTGTCTTTGTGTTGCGTGCCCCGCCAAACCCCCGCAACTCTTTCCCCGATCCGGCGGCGACCACTACCTCGtcgccggccccagcgccaccgCCGCGCCATGGACCCGGAGGCGGTGCGGAGGACCCTCGAGCCCACTGCTTCCGCCGCGGACATCTCGGGCTCCACCCCTTACGACTCCTTCGTCATCAGCGGCGTCCGCCTCGAGGCCGCCGAGCACGGCAGCGTCCTCTGCTCCTTCGTCGTCACCCCCCGTATCGCCGTAAGCCACGCGCTCCCTCCCCGCCGAAACCTCGAGCGTTAGCTCCCTTACTCCTTCGGTTTCGACACGCTGACGTGACGGCGCCTGGTGTCTGGTTCGAATTGGGGATTGATTTGCAGAGCCCCCAAGGGTACCTTCTCAGCGGCGTCACGGCAACGCTCGCCGACCAGTTGGGCTCGGCCGTGTTCTTCTCCAGCGGGGTGGGCACGAGCGGGGTCTCCCTCGAGATCAGCGTGTCCTACGTCGACACGGCCGCCGTCGGGGTGAGACTACAATTTCTCTCTTCCATACTATGGCTTCAGACATTGTTCCTGTTCGTCATCAACAGATTTTAGTTTATGTTGGTTGGAATTTTTTGTGATGAAACTATGATTCTGTCCAAGTTGACGTGCATTTCGAACTAGAATTCTGCCCTGTGAATTTGCTGAGGCATTGGACTTGGAGTAATTGAGTCGCAATGAGGCGCCTACCTCTGCATGTTGTTTCTATTCTGGAACGCTTTAGGGCGCATCTTAATTCTTAGGCGAGTAATTGGATCGGGTGTCAATAACACTATGTCTTGCTGACAGGGGCTACATCGGTTCAACACTAATTACTTTTGGATAAGTAATTTACTATCCATTTGTGAGAGCTCACTGAGGTATCACTTAGGTGCCGACTGGGCTCTCAGTGGTACCTCCATTGGTATCATGTGTACAACTAACCAGTTTGTGATGGTAACAAGTTGTTGGAAGATGACATGAGTGAACTGGGGTTAGTTGTGGCAATTACTTTGAACTTGGTGAAAGTTGTTAGAAATTCTTGTTTGCTGCCTCCTTTTCATAATTAGGTTTTGACCTGGAGCATAAGCAGTAGGGTGTATTCAATTTGTTTTGGGATAACAACCATGCAACATTTTTGTACTTGAATAATTAGCTATGCTCATAGGTCACAGAAGTTAGGAGGCTCTAAATACTTGTTCTTCAGTTTTCCTTAATGGTGACCATATAGCAATCTAATGGAGTCCCTTTATTTGAGAGTAATTAGGAAGCTTTTGCCTTTTTGAGATGATCTCATGCTATGGTGATACAGTTACTGTTTTATCGGTGGGTTTTTTCCCATCTTAAATGTTAGTTATATTGCTCATTACTAATCATTACGTGCAATCTTTTTGCTTGATATTCTGATATGTCATAGAAAGAGGGTACTCCTAATTGTTTTCTTTTCTCATCTTCCAATAAATCCACTTTCCTTGTTTTGACACACCTTTTGAGCGGCGTTCCTATTGTAAGCCAAACTATATAATTTAATAAAAATAATTTTGAGATTGGCTTATTATTAAATTCTGTGCTCAAGTATATATGCTTACTTTCAGTTCATAGGGTTTAATACCTATGGGAAATGATGTGACATGAAATTGATTTGAAGTGCATGGCTGTTGTGGCTCGGGTGGATGCCTCCAAGTTGTTGATCGGAATTGGATATGCCGGGCTGGTTGCCCGGAGATCCACCGCGTCAGCCTTAGTTTGGTGAGCTCCAGGCGAAAGCCTAGCACTGAATTCGGATGATGTCGGCAATGGTGGCGTCCTCAGACATCGTTGGCCTCCTTGGAGGCATTGTCGTAGAGCCCCTTCGCCTTGTCATTTGAATCTCAAATTCTCCAGGTGAATCTCAAGTTTCGGCTTTGGCTGAAGCGGGCGCCGGGGGCATGTGTTCTCTTGCAGTGTTGTTGCTGGCTTAGGGCCGGTGTGGAAGCCGGGGCCGTGGCTCCGGAGATTGCCTTTTGTATGCATGGCAACTGCTCTGGCAACTTGGGTGGTAGAGACGTTGGTTAGTCGGGTGTGCGGCCTCGGGGCCGGTGTGGAAGCCTGAGTGGCGGCTCCAGAGATCGCCTTTGTGATGTAGGGTATCTGGTTTGGCCGCTCGGATGACAGAGTCATTGGCTCGTCGGGTGTGCGGCCTTGGAGCCAGGAAGGTGCATTCGTTGAGGTCTATATGCTGGAATGGAGACTACGGGTCGTTTTGTATAGGGTGTCGACTCCGGCTGGTTGGGTGGCAGAGTCGCCCTCTCGTTTGGTGCGTGGACTTGGGGTTGGCGTGGTGTTTGGTTCATATGTATCGGTTTTCGTTCAGTTTTCTCTCCTAACGAAATGGCAGAGCTCCCTTTGGGTTCTTGGAAAAGAAATTGTGCTACCTACtatttacaacaacaacaacaacaaagcctttagtcccaaataagttggggtaggctagaggtgaaacccataagatctctcgaccaactcatggttctggcacatggatagcaagcttccacgcacccctgtccgtagttagttctttggtgatattccaATCCTTCAAatctctctttacggactcctcccatgtcaaattcggtctaccccgacctctcgacattctccgcacgctttagctgtccgctatgcactggagcttctgaaggcctgcgctgaatatgcctaaacaatctcagacgatgttggacatgcttctctttaattggtgctaccccaactctatctcgtatatcatcattccggacacgatccttcctcgtgtggccacacatccatctcaacataagcatctccgccacacctaactgttgaacatgtcgccttttagtcggccaacactccgcgccatacaacattgcgggccaAACCGTCGTCCTATAAAACTTgcctttagcttttgtggcactctcttgtcacagagaatgccagaagcttggcgccactttcaccatacggctttgattcgatggttcacatcttcatcaataccctcaTCCTtccgcagcattgaccccaaatatcgaaaggtgtccttctaaggcaccacctgcccatcaaggctgacctcctcctcctcgcgcctaGTAGTACTGaagccgcacatcatgtactcgattttagttctactaagcctaaacccttttgattccgaggtttgtctccataactctaacttcctatttaccccaatccgactatcgtcaactagcagcacatcatccacaaagagcatacaccatgggatatctccttgtatatcccttgtgacctcatccatcaccaaggcaaaaagataagggctcaaagctgacccctgatgcagtcataTCTTAattgggaagtcatcagtgtcgacatcacttgttcgaacacttgtcacaacattatcgtacatgtccttgatgagggtaatgtactttgctgggactttgtgtttctccaaggcccaccacatgacattccgtggTGTCTTATCATagaccttctccaagtcaatgaacactatATGCAAGTCCTTTTTCTccctgtatctctccataagttgtcgtaccaagaaaatggcttcgatggttaacctcccaggcatgaaaccaaactgatttttggtcacgctagtCATTCCTCTTAAGGGGTGCTCAATGAATCTCTCCCATaggttcattgtatggctcatgagcttaattccacggtaattagtacaactctgaacatcccgcttgttcttgaagattggtactaatatactccgtctccattcttctggcatcttgtttgcctgaaaaatgaggttgaaaagcttggttagccatactatcgctatgtccccgaggcctttccccacctcaatggggatacaatcaaggcttatcgccttgcctcctttcatcgttTTTTAAAGTCttcttgacctcagactcctggatttgaTGCACAAAACAtaggctggtctcatcaaaggagtcgtccatttCAAtgatagaactctcattctccccattgaacaacttgtcgaagtactcccgcactcccgccatctatgcttaatctccccgTCCTTCACCAGGAGTTGGTCTGCTCCGTCCCTGATGCAACTACCTACTATTTCTGTAGAATAAATAAACAGAGAGCGTGCAACTACAACCATTTCTATTTTTTGTATAGGACACATTTGATCACATGTTTGCATACCTACATGCTCTAACATGATACACATCTATGAAGTTTTTAAAGATGCACAAGTACATAAACCCTAAACTCAATCACCCACCCTTGCATGCACATTTGCTTTTTCCCAAATAAATTTTCATTGGTTAAAATTAGCTTAAAACTTTGATTGCTTGCTTTTTCCCAAATAAATTTTCATTGGTTAAAGTTAGCCTTAAActtggattgcttgctttttccCAAATCAATTTTCATTGGTTAAAATTAGCCTTAAACTTTGATTGCTTGCATATTCATAGTCTTCTAGACAGGTGAAAGTTGGTATTTTGAAGAGTTAACAATGTGCTTTTTCCCAAATAAATTTTGATTGATTAAAATTTGCCTTAAACTTTGATTGCTTGCGTATTCATAGTCTTCTAGAAAGGTGAAAGTTGGTATTCTGAAGAGTTAACATCGATGAACATGGGAGAATGACATCTCAGTTGGCAACATAAAAGGACCAATACTTCTTACCTTGCAGTCATTTTTATACTATAGAAATATAAGTACTCCCTCAGTTCgatatatgtctttttagagattccaatgcggACTCCATACGGAACAAAAcaggtgaatctacactctaaaatatgtctatacatccatatgtagtccttattgaaatctctaaaaagacttctttaggaacggagggagtacatattaagCAAAAGAATGGTTGAGTTCAATGCACTGCATTTCTAcgtgttatttatttctgtttccTTTGATGGATTCTGTTCAATTCAAATTGGAGCTTGCTGGGTATAAAATGGTTCCGAGAATCAGTTTAGGATCAGAGTTACTGTCATGTTGTCCAGATATTGCTGTGAAAAATCAAAACGGCCTTTTCAGGTTGCTTGGCTACAATTTTTTCACCCGGAAAGGGCAGCGTTGGCCAATTTATTGCTATATAGTATTCCCGCtggaaagaaatataagagcgtttagatcactactttagtgatctaaacactcttatatttctttacggagggagtagtatgagaaGGCTTGATTAATTTTGAACGTACCTTCGTCTTTTCGTTGTTATGCTTTCTTTAGTAGTTATTTGACATGCTGTAAACTCTTTGATTAATTTTCCAGGAAGAAATAGAGGTTGAGGCGAAGCTATTGCGTGCTGGAAAATCAGTCGGtgttatctctgttgatttcaggaAGAAAAGGAGTGGCAAATTGATGGCTCAGGCGCGTCATACAAAGTACCTTGCTGTATCTAGCAGATTGTGAGGATTCCCTTCAGTTGTAAGATAAAAACATGGTTTTGTCCAGCTCTTCGCTGCCCTTTATCAATAGACAACAGCAACACAATGTAGTGCTCCATTGTTTAAGAAAGGCTGGTTATATCCATATGAAATTCTGTAACGCATACCGCTCTGCCCATTTCATGTTCGCTTTTCAACCTTTGTCAGATAATATCTTCGAAAGAGTACAGTTCCTGTTTGGGCTTTGGAACGCGGGAACTTCACAGGAACAGAGCAAGTCCTCCGAATTTCATACCCAATTCCAGCATTCTAAACAAGGCCTAAGAATGCGGGGCAGCTGGAAAGTAACACTTGTAAAATCCTATTGTATTGATGCTTAATCTTCAACTGATGGATTACTGTAGTCTGCCCTCGTCTTGAGGCTTTGTTCGGTTAATCCTCCTCCcaagaggattggaggggattggCAAGGATTGGTTCGTATTTTGACTTAGAAGAGGTTTAAATCCCCCTCAAANNNNNNNNNNNNNNNNNNNNNNNNNNNNNNNNNNNNNNNNNNNNNNNNNNNNNNNNNNNNNNNNNNNNNNNNNNNNNNNNNNNNNNNNNNNNNNNNNNNNNNNNNNNNNNNNNNNNNNNNNNNNNNNNNNNNNNNNNNNNNNNNNNNNNNNNNNNNNNNNNNNNNNNNNNNNNNNNNNNNNNNNNNNNNNNNNNNNNNNNNNNNNNNNNNNNNNNNNNNNNNNNNNNNNNNNNNNNNNNNNNNNNNNNNNNNNNNNNNNNNNNNNNNNNNNNNNNNNNNNNNNNNNNNNNNNNNNNNNNNNNNNNNNNNNNNNNNNNNNNNNNNNNNNNNNNNNNNNNNNNNNNNNNNNNNNNNNNNNNNNNNNNNNNNNNNNNNNNTCCATTATCCATTATTATTGTATAATTGGCGTGGTGACTAAAAGATGAGTGCCCTTTCCTCGTTATTCTTAACTGTCTGAGATAGTTGGTGAGAAGAGGCCCAGCTACCATCATGCTCGCGTATGTGTGCACAAGCTATTAAGTCCTTGTGTGCTGTCCCTGACCCTGAGTGCCTCCCGTCCTCTTAACTGCTGGTCGATTTCAGTAGGGAAGCAAAACAAAAATTGGGCAGATTGGTAGAATAGAATGCTCAACAACTGATGTGATGTAGGTAGAGTAGTTGCTAACAAGACAAAACGTCACTCACGAATGTCCATTCTTGCATTCGGCAGCGCTTGCATTATGAATTTGTACGATTTTGTCATTTCCAAGGGGCCAAACCCCGGTGCAGCTCGCTCCCACCCAAGTCACAACATTACAAGCTTGTCCAAAAAAAGAGTCATAACATTAAAATCTTGCTTACTGCTCCCTCTGTAACTAGACATAAGACGTTTCTTCACACTGTCATCTACTAGTCTACTAAACCTGTTGGTTCACAGTGCTGCGAATAAGTTTCGATGCAAATTGAGTTGGGGACACACAGCTGGCTTGGACTAGTAGATGGCATGTATTATGAGAAAGGAGATGACTACTGTTCTACTGGTAATGAGGTAGGACTATTAGACGGTTGGACGTCGCTGTCCCTCCTTTCGCCTTTAGTGCGAGCCAAATCTGCTGTCCCTCCCTATGTGAGCGAGCGAGCAACCCACACAAAACACGCACGCGTCCTCCATTTCCCCCACTAAAAACAGCGCAAGCTTTTTACCCCACGAACGCACACAAATTGATATGTGGCCCAGGAAAATGTCGTGCGCCTTTCTGTCTTCAGATCCAGCCATATTTTTTAGACGAAAAAAGAGCCTCGCCCCTTTTCCAGTTCATAGGAAGGGAGTGAAAATGTTCGGCATACAGAATCTGGGCAGCTAAGCTTCCACTGTCTGGAAAGCAACCTCCATATCGATCATTACATTTGTGTCACTGGGGCGACCACTTAGGGCATGCCCAACGCTCCACTGTGGACGGGTGCCCCAGCCCTATAACGTCACTTCCGATTGTCCAGCTCAGCTCAACTAGTAGCCTGCAGACCAAGACGGGATCCTGCAGAGGAGGTAGTCTCTTGGCTGACAAAAGTAAGAGAGAGATGGGAAAAGGGAGAGAGATGAAGCGATCCAGCCCTCCACGTTCACTGAAGTATAGGAAAAAGAGGATGTATATGTCATGCATTGGTTTGACGGGGCAGCTTCATGCATTGAGGGTTTGACAAACTAAGTAGTGCCCCATCCATCTTTACTTACGTGGAAGAGGTGAAGCACTAGGGAGGTGATGcttccattgtacatgcccttagctgCTTCCAACGATTACATCATTGAGTACTCATGACACGATATCTCTTGAGTCATCACCAATGGATAGAAGAGAATTTTCGTTGGTCTTGATTTTCTATACGTTTATTATATTTGACAATACTACTCGTAGTAAACAACGAGGAAGATGCAAGAAAATGGGGTGATATATAACCGAGTTTCTTTGTTCAGATGAACTCTAATTACACTTACGCCACTCACGAACACTtaataactcataatataatttaCCACAAGATCGTGATTCATGACAGGACACATCTCCTGGCTTAGTGACAAGTGGGTAAATACAAAAGAATCTCCACGGGTCTTGACTTTCTATATATTTTACCAGAAACAAAAGGAGTAGCAAGGAAGATGAACGCTTAATTACTCATGTCCGTCTAGTATAACTTAACTTACTCCGCATTTGCATCCCAAGGATGCCTCAGGCGATTGTGTGCATGCTgtacgtgtgctgtgtgcatgtacGCATCACTCTGCTGCCTTGGCCTAGTGGCGCCGATGCGCGGCGGAGATGGTCGTCTTCTCGACGACGAAGAGCCTCTTGAAGATCCTCATGAGCAGCACCCAGCTGCCGCTCCGGCGGTAGTACTGCCCCGTCCCGCCGGCCCTCGACGACGCCCGCAGCATCGGCGCCCACCCGCGCCCGCGCTCCCCCGCCTCCGACTCCGTGTCCGACAGCTCGTCCAGCCCGCACGCCGCCGTCTTCGAGCAAGAACCGGCGCGCCGCAGCTCCTCGTTGAAGTTCTCCCACAGCATGTCCATCTTGTCCTCGCCGTCCGCGCCGGCAGCGCGCACGACCACCCCTTCATCCGCTTCTCCTCCCCTCTCCCCCTTGGACCGTCGTCCGGCGGCCGAGTCCGACGACGTGGGCTCTTGCTCTTCCATGCCGTCCACGGTTCGGCGGCTCACCACGGCCACCACCGGTGTAACGGCGACGCCGTCGCTGGGAAACCAGAGCGGCGAGGAGGCGAAGTGGGGGAAGGGGAGAAGGCGGTGGTGGTGATGTAGGAACAGTGGCTCCGCATGCTCTGCCGCGGCGGCCGTTGTAGGGAAGGTGAAGTCGTCCATCACTGGCCGCGGTCTGTCTATAGATAATCAGCACCTACCTCGCTGTTGCTGCTCGTCTGCCCGGCTGTTGGGACAAGGATATGAAGCGAACCCGGTTGGCTCGTGTCGCTCCCTAGCTCTCTGCGGTGGTACTTGCTACGACTGCTCTAGAGCTGGAGTACTGTTTTACTAGTCGCCAGGTGAATATATACATACTTGCGACCGAGCGAATTCTGTCGTATCGTGAATTTGGAGGCATAAACAGGGCATGCGCTGATTCAAATGCTTCCTATACGCCTGGGTGGACTCCCCGGTCAGTGATTTGTCAGAAAAAACATGATCCAACCGTCCCCCTTCGTACCGGCGTTATGCTTCCGGGCTGACCGACACTCCTCATGTTCTGCCGGTGTGAATATGAGAAGGCCCGGATGTGGCCCGACCCCACATATGTTTTTTCATATCTGCATCTTTGACCAAACTCTAGCTACTCCATTTCACACCGCCTCTAAGCACATGTCCGGTGATCTCGAGCCTTCTCCGGCATGGCAGACAGTGGATCGGACTCCAAGATTTCTCGATACATTGACTAAGACCTTGTCCCATGCGGAGACGAGGAGGAGATGATCGTCCGTGTGGCTCTCCGCCGCTCCTGTGAGGACTGTGCCCGAGTCGATATGGCGGGAATCCATTGCGCCGACACAAACGGTGCTTGGATCCGCCGGGGTTGGTGGCTCCAGGCGCGTGACCACGGCCTCGCGGACGCAGCGACCACCGACCGACGGCACAACCCCGGTGTGGCGGCTCCTCCCTGTGACGCCGGCTCCGATTTGAGGTCAAtgttagtgaaagtgcaactatccctaggtggttttggtaattcctaacaacatatagctcattgagctaatacaattccaagacaaatatttcaggaaagctcaatgaatggcatgtcatggatgagaaaagtggatccctcaaaatgctaaggataaaaggattgactcaagcttcaagcttaagactctacattttatattttagtgatccaaaatcacattgagtctataggaaaagccaatactatcaaggagggatgaggtgttgcttaatgagtttcttgcttcatagtgtttagtgatatgcttcaaaaccctcaactactttcccacatccacatatgacctaaacctaaagttcaactcggccccaccgattctttctatccggcgccaccgagttcagatgtcatagccactgccacaaaccctaggcaaattggtttcaccgacagggatctcgatctcaccgagatgggattgtaatctctctgttttccttcgtaatgtttcggtctcaccgagatgagcgtgttggggaacgtagcagaaattcaaaattttatacgcatcaccaagatcaatctatggagagactagcaacgagagagagagggagtgcatctttatatccttgaagatcgctaagcggaagcgttacaagaacgcggtcgatggagtcgttcac is a window of Triticum dicoccoides isolate Atlit2015 ecotype Zavitan chromosome 2B, WEW_v2.0, whole genome shotgun sequence DNA encoding:
- the LOC119364327 gene encoding acyl-coenzyme A thioesterase 13-like isoform X2 — translated: MDPEAVRRTLEPTASAADISGSTPYDSFVISGVRLEAAEHGSVLCSFVVTPRIASPQGYLLSGVTATLADQLGSAVFFSSGVGTSGVSLEISVSYVDTAAVGEEIEVEAKLLRAGKSVGVISVDFRKKRSGKLMAQARHTKYLAVSSRL
- the LOC119364328 gene encoding uncharacterized protein LOC119364328 encodes the protein MDDFTFPTTAAAAEHAEPLFLHHHHRLLPFPHFASSPLWFPSDGVAVTPVVAVVSRRTVDGMEEQEPTSSDSAAGRRSKGERGGEADEGVVVRAAGADGEDKMDMLWENFNEELRRAGSCSKTAACGLDELSDTESEAGERGRGWAPMLRASSRAGGTGQYYRRSGSWVLLMRIFKRLFVVEKTTISAAHRRH
- the LOC119364327 gene encoding uncharacterized protein LOC119364327 isoform X1; the encoded protein is MDPEAVRRTLEPTASAADISGSTPYDSFVISGVRLEAAEHGSVLCSFVVTPRIASPQGYLLSGVTATLADQLGSAVFFSSGVGTSGVSLEISVSYVDTAAVGGLHRFNTNYFWISNLLSICESSLRYHLGADWALSGTSIGIMCTTNQFVMVTSCWKMT